In Brevibacterium zhoupengii, the following are encoded in one genomic region:
- a CDS encoding MBL fold metallo-hydrolase, whose product MINVSVLSQNPAAVNCGIITGSHSSLIVDSGPGPSAARHLAARAQQLSLEVTGRVNPLAAVNTHDHWDHFFGNATLAAAGVESFYGSQSFVGDQEASAWIALDAVRNAPETAEFATELPEDPGALLVDVSPVDAPGAASGIDLGDCRVEFHVLGGHSTADLVVRLPDLGIVFTGDLIEESDPPQAGNDASLSEWVTSLRTLLSFSEATAFVPGHGVPVDREFVTRQLADLEGLRVNQADAEVALPARVMPGDHDRTLPREQVMFPVDAER is encoded by the coding sequence ATGATCAATGTCAGTGTTCTCTCCCAGAATCCGGCCGCGGTCAACTGCGGAATCATCACCGGCTCCCACTCCAGCCTCATCGTCGACTCGGGCCCAGGACCCAGCGCCGCGAGACATCTGGCGGCCAGGGCACAACAGCTGAGCCTCGAGGTCACCGGCCGTGTCAATCCCCTCGCAGCCGTCAACACTCATGACCATTGGGACCACTTCTTCGGCAATGCCACCCTGGCCGCAGCAGGTGTCGAGTCCTTCTACGGCTCCCAGTCCTTCGTCGGAGATCAGGAGGCGAGCGCATGGATCGCCCTCGACGCGGTCCGCAATGCGCCCGAGACCGCGGAGTTCGCCACCGAGCTGCCTGAGGATCCCGGCGCCCTCCTCGTCGACGTCTCCCCCGTCGATGCGCCCGGAGCAGCTTCCGGGATCGATCTCGGCGACTGCCGGGTCGAGTTCCATGTGCTGGGCGGACACTCCACGGCGGATCTCGTTGTGCGCCTGCCCGATCTGGGCATCGTGTTCACCGGCGATCTGATCGAGGAGAGCGATCCCCCGCAGGCCGGCAATGATGCCTCACTGAGTGAGTGGGTGACCAGCCTGCGCACGCTGCTGTCGTTCTCCGAGGCCACCGCCTTCGTGCCCGGTCACGGGGTGCCCGTGGACCGAGAGTTCGTCACACGACAGCTCGCTGACCTCGAGGGCCTGCGGGTGAATCAGGCCGACGCCGAGGTGGCTCTGCCTGCCCGTGTCATGCCCGGTGACCATGACCGGACACTCCCCCGCGAGCAAGTCATGTTCCCTGTCGATGCAGAGCGGTGA
- a CDS encoding DUF1707 SHOCT-like domain-containing protein — MAKEDPPHSPAPRIRASDKDRDAVLGVITDAVSNGRLDPEETAERQDEAISAKYLDELLPLIVDLPEGHDLYRTLQRQTGGGTAAGTSITRAHGPTPLAPIAEPGSEKPLNSVAIMSGRELDVPAGTAEVTTYSLMGGDNIDLCDVMGPGVTVSLTSYSMMAGHDIYVPPGVRVRDDTINIMAGNEIRGSAKGDGSNGTLILKGVSFMAGHDVHLAKGYRAKDQGQLE, encoded by the coding sequence ATGGCAAAAGAAGATCCCCCGCACTCGCCCGCGCCCCGCATCCGAGCCTCTGACAAGGACCGCGACGCCGTTCTCGGAGTCATCACCGACGCGGTCAGCAACGGTCGGCTCGACCCGGAGGAGACCGCCGAACGTCAGGACGAGGCGATTTCGGCGAAGTACCTCGATGAGCTGTTGCCGCTCATCGTCGATCTGCCCGAGGGACATGACCTCTACCGCACCCTGCAGCGCCAGACCGGTGGCGGAACAGCTGCAGGCACCTCGATCACCCGCGCCCACGGTCCCACTCCCCTGGCTCCAATCGCAGAACCAGGGTCCGAGAAGCCGCTGAATTCCGTGGCGATCATGTCGGGTCGCGAACTCGATGTACCTGCCGGCACGGCCGAGGTGACGACCTATTCCCTCATGGGTGGCGACAACATCGACCTGTGCGACGTGATGGGGCCGGGAGTCACCGTGTCACTGACCTCGTATTCGATGATGGCCGGCCACGACATCTATGTCCCACCGGGCGTACGGGTCCGCGACGACACGATCAACATCATGGCCGGCAATGAGATCCGCGGCTCCGCCAAAGGAGACGGGTCGAACGGGACGCTCATCCTCAAAGGCGTGTCGTTCATGGCCGGACATGACGTGCATTTGGCCAAAGGATACCGAGCAAAGGATCAGGGGCAATTGGAATGA
- a CDS encoding GNAT family N-acetyltransferase: MEITHIPAGSRPANEIEEILAEVVAFDALINRASGLGDDFDPRADEVRQELLSPNEYTSHQTWIGRLGGVIVAKGIAYLTLQDNLDVADVWCAVHPDRRRQGLGTEMLTAMETSLVAQGRTQLTSYCEIPESDRAAEVRSAHLAAESGVGSLPAGQPDVAFLSHHGFAFKQLERCSVAKTAIAASLPRVELDPGYTIETWSGPTPEHRLDQIAWLHQKMSTDTPGAEEFGEEETWDAERVRALDEKRRKNRELLGTALALKGDDAAGFTEVAHVDERPAVGWQGSTLVAREHRGHGLGAALKIANHVALGESSSVERIYTWNAVENSWMLAINDRGGFATWAWVGLWKKRLA; the protein is encoded by the coding sequence ATGGAGATCACTCACATCCCCGCCGGGTCTCGCCCTGCGAACGAGATCGAGGAGATCCTCGCCGAGGTGGTCGCCTTCGATGCGCTCATCAACCGAGCATCGGGTCTCGGTGATGATTTCGACCCACGCGCGGACGAGGTGCGCCAGGAGCTGCTCTCACCGAATGAGTACACGAGTCATCAGACCTGGATCGGTCGCCTCGGCGGGGTCATTGTGGCCAAAGGCATCGCCTACCTGACATTGCAGGACAACCTCGATGTCGCCGATGTGTGGTGCGCGGTTCATCCCGACAGACGCCGACAGGGCTTGGGCACCGAAATGCTGACTGCGATGGAGACGAGCCTGGTCGCACAGGGGCGCACCCAACTGACCAGCTACTGCGAGATTCCGGAGTCGGACCGGGCAGCCGAAGTGCGCAGTGCCCACCTGGCGGCAGAGTCCGGGGTGGGGAGCCTGCCCGCCGGGCAACCGGACGTCGCCTTCCTGAGCCATCATGGATTCGCCTTCAAACAGCTCGAGCGGTGCTCCGTGGCGAAGACCGCAATCGCTGCGAGTCTGCCTCGTGTCGAACTCGACCCCGGCTATACGATCGAGACCTGGAGCGGGCCGACTCCTGAGCATCGCCTCGACCAGATCGCCTGGCTGCACCAGAAGATGTCCACGGACACTCCGGGAGCCGAAGAGTTCGGCGAAGAGGAGACCTGGGATGCTGAGCGGGTCCGCGCGCTCGATGAGAAGCGCAGGAAGAATCGGGAGCTGCTGGGCACAGCGCTCGCACTCAAAGGGGACGATGCCGCCGGATTCACCGAGGTCGCACACGTCGACGAACGCCCCGCAGTGGGATGGCAGGGGTCGACGCTGGTGGCGCGTGAACATCGCGGGCACGGACTCGGCGCAGCACTGAAGATCGCGAACCATGTGGCGCTGGGGGAGTCGAGCAGTGTGGAGAGGATCTACACGTGGAATGCGGTGGAGAACTCCTGGATGCTGGCCATCAACGATCGAGGAGGATTCGCAACTTGGGCCTGGGTCGGTCTATGGAAAAAGCGTCTTGCATGA
- the rpoB gene encoding DNA-directed RNA polymerase subunit beta gives MAAANDNTRTANAPKRISFAKIREPLEVPDLLGLQTDSFDWLIGSEAWQDRVAEAIEIGDDSVATTSGLEDIFEEISPIEDFGGSMSLSFREHRFEAAKYSIDECKERDMTYSAPLYVTAEFMNNNTGEIKSQTVFMGDFPLMTDKGTFIVNGTERVVVSQLVRSPGAYFESSVDKTTDKDIFTAKIIPSRGAWLEFEVDKRDQVGVRLDRKRKQSVTVLLKALGWSEAKILEEFGEFESIRETMAKDTVNTQDEALLDIYKKLRPAEPATAEAARNLLNNLYFNPKRYDLAKVGRYKVNRKLGVDAPLSDSVLSTDDVVATIRYLVSLHAGVDTSKGVRDGEDIELSVKLDDIDHFGNRRIRAVGELIENQVRTGLSRMERVVRERMTTQDVEAITPQTLINIRPVVAAIKEFFGTSQLSQFMDQNNPLAGLTHKRRLSALGPGGLSRDRAAMEVRDVHPSHYGRMCPIETPEGPNIGLIGSLASYARINPFGFIETPYRKVVDGVVTDETEYLTADDELEFNIAQANAPLTEEQRFAEVEVLARPKGGGGEAELVQYDTIDFMDVSARQMVSVASALIPFLEHDDANRALMGANMQRQAVPLVMSESPVVGTGMEYRAAVDAGDVITADRPGVITEVSADFVTVLADDGTMQTYRAAKFKRSNHGTSYNQRIIVDEGDRVESGTVLADGPSTQNGEMALGKNLLVAFMSWEGYNFEDAIILSQRLVQDDVLSSIHIEEHEVDARDTKLGAEEITRDIPNISPDALADLDDRGIIRIGAEVTDGDILVGKVTPKGETELTPEERLLRAIFGEKSREVRDTSLRVPHGEIGTVIGVRVFDREEDDELSPGVNQMVRVYVAQRRKITIGDKMAGRHGNKGVISTILPVEDMPFLADGTPVDIILNPHGVPRRMNIGQVFEVHLGWISKQGWKIEGNPEWAAELPDAAREAEAGTNLATPVFDGAHEQELRGLLDSTTPNRDGDRLIDSSGKAQLFDGRSGEPFPYPIAVGYMYMLKLHHLVDDKIHARSTGPYSMITQQPLGGKAQFGGQRFGEMEVWALEAYGAAYTLQELLTIKSDDIPGRVKVYEAIVKGENLPDPGIPESFKVLIKEMQSLCLNVEVLSSDGAEVEMRDGEDEVYRAAEELGIDLSRREAQTVEEV, from the coding sequence TTGGCCGCCGCCAACGATAACACCAGGACCGCTAACGCCCCCAAGAGAATCTCCTTCGCGAAGATTCGCGAACCGCTCGAGGTTCCCGATCTGCTCGGTCTGCAGACAGACAGCTTCGATTGGCTCATCGGCTCGGAAGCGTGGCAGGACCGCGTCGCCGAAGCCATTGAAATCGGAGACGATTCCGTAGCAACCACCTCGGGACTCGAAGACATCTTCGAAGAGATCTCACCGATCGAGGACTTCGGTGGATCGATGTCACTGTCGTTCCGGGAGCACAGGTTCGAAGCCGCTAAGTACTCCATCGATGAGTGCAAAGAACGCGACATGACCTACTCGGCGCCACTGTATGTGACCGCCGAATTCATGAACAACAACACCGGCGAGATCAAGAGCCAGACCGTCTTCATGGGTGACTTCCCCCTCATGACCGACAAGGGCACGTTCATCGTCAACGGCACCGAGCGTGTCGTCGTCTCGCAGCTCGTGCGTTCGCCCGGTGCCTACTTCGAGTCCAGCGTCGACAAGACCACTGACAAGGACATCTTCACCGCGAAGATCATCCCTTCCCGTGGTGCTTGGCTGGAGTTCGAGGTCGACAAGCGCGACCAGGTCGGCGTTCGCCTCGACCGCAAGCGCAAGCAGTCGGTGACCGTTCTGCTCAAGGCCCTCGGCTGGTCCGAAGCGAAGATCCTCGAGGAATTCGGCGAGTTCGAGTCGATCCGCGAGACCATGGCCAAGGACACGGTCAACACGCAGGACGAAGCGCTGCTCGACATCTACAAGAAGCTGCGCCCGGCTGAGCCTGCGACCGCTGAAGCGGCCCGCAACCTGCTCAACAACCTGTACTTCAACCCCAAGCGCTATGACCTGGCCAAGGTCGGCCGCTATAAGGTCAACCGCAAGCTGGGTGTCGATGCGCCGCTGAGTGACTCGGTTCTTTCGACCGATGACGTCGTCGCCACCATCCGCTACCTGGTGTCTCTGCACGCAGGTGTCGACACCTCCAAGGGTGTCCGTGACGGCGAGGACATCGAACTCAGCGTCAAGCTCGATGACATCGATCACTTCGGCAACCGTCGCATCCGTGCGGTCGGCGAACTCATCGAGAACCAGGTCCGCACGGGTCTGTCTCGCATGGAGCGCGTCGTTCGTGAGCGCATGACGACTCAGGACGTCGAGGCGATCACACCCCAGACCCTGATCAACATCCGCCCTGTGGTGGCTGCGATCAAGGAGTTCTTCGGTACCTCGCAGCTCTCGCAGTTCATGGACCAGAACAACCCGCTCGCGGGTCTGACCCACAAGCGTCGTCTCTCGGCTCTGGGACCGGGTGGTCTCTCGCGTGACCGTGCCGCCATGGAAGTCCGTGACGTCCACCCCTCGCACTACGGTCGTATGTGCCCCATCGAGACCCCGGAAGGCCCGAACATCGGCCTGATCGGCTCGCTGGCCTCCTACGCCCGCATCAATCCGTTCGGCTTCATCGAAACGCCGTACCGCAAGGTCGTCGACGGTGTCGTCACGGATGAGACCGAGTACCTGACTGCCGATGATGAGCTTGAGTTCAACATTGCTCAGGCCAACGCGCCGCTGACCGAAGAGCAGCGTTTCGCCGAGGTCGAAGTTCTCGCACGTCCTAAGGGCGGCGGTGGCGAGGCCGAGCTGGTGCAGTACGACACGATTGACTTCATGGACGTCTCCGCACGTCAGATGGTGTCTGTCGCATCCGCGCTGATTCCGTTCCTCGAGCACGACGATGCGAACCGCGCCCTCATGGGTGCGAACATGCAGCGTCAGGCTGTGCCGCTGGTGATGTCGGAATCGCCAGTCGTCGGAACCGGCATGGAATACCGTGCCGCTGTCGACGCCGGTGACGTCATCACCGCCGATCGCCCAGGTGTCATCACCGAGGTGTCGGCCGACTTCGTCACCGTGCTGGCTGACGACGGCACGATGCAGACCTACCGCGCCGCGAAGTTCAAGCGTTCCAACCACGGAACCTCGTACAACCAGCGCATCATCGTCGACGAAGGCGATCGCGTCGAGTCGGGCACCGTCCTGGCTGACGGACCGTCGACTCAGAACGGTGAGATGGCACTGGGCAAGAACCTCCTCGTGGCGTTCATGTCCTGGGAAGGCTACAACTTCGAGGATGCGATCATCCTCTCCCAGCGTCTCGTTCAGGACGACGTCCTGTCCTCGATCCACATCGAGGAGCACGAGGTCGATGCTCGCGACACCAAGCTCGGCGCCGAAGAGATCACCCGCGACATCCCGAACATCTCGCCCGACGCCTTGGCAGACCTCGACGATCGTGGAATCATCCGCATCGGCGCTGAGGTCACCGACGGCGACATCCTCGTCGGCAAGGTCACCCCGAAGGGCGAGACCGAGCTGACTCCGGAAGAGCGCCTGCTGCGCGCGATCTTCGGTGAGAAGTCCCGCGAAGTCCGCGACACCTCGCTGCGCGTTCCCCACGGCGAGATCGGCACCGTCATCGGTGTCCGCGTCTTCGACCGCGAGGAAGACGACGAGCTCTCGCCGGGCGTCAACCAGATGGTCCGCGTCTACGTCGCTCAGCGCCGTAAGATCACCATCGGTGACAAGATGGCCGGTCGTCACGGCAACAAGGGTGTCATCTCGACCATCCTGCCTGTTGAGGACATGCCGTTCCTTGCCGACGGAACCCCCGTTGACATCATCCTCAACCCGCACGGTGTTCCGCGTCGTATGAACATCGGCCAGGTCTTCGAAGTCCACCTCGGATGGATCTCGAAGCAGGGTTGGAAGATCGAGGGCAACCCCGAGTGGGCTGCCGAACTGCCGGATGCCGCTCGCGAAGCCGAGGCCGGCACGAACCTGGCCACCCCGGTCTTCGATGGTGCTCACGAGCAGGAGCTGCGTGGACTGCTGGACTCAACGACTCCGAACCGCGATGGGGACCGCCTCATCGACTCTTCGGGCAAGGCCCAGCTGTTCGACGGTCGCTCCGGTGAACCGTTCCCGTACCCGATCGCTGTCGGCTACATGTACATGCTCAAGCTCCACCACCTCGTCGACGACAAGATCCACGCGCGTTCGACCGGTCCGTACTCGATGATCACCCAGCAGCCGCTGGGCGGTAAGGCACAGTTCGGCGGCCAGCGCTTCGGTGAGATGGAAGTGTGGGCCCTCGAGGCCTACGGTGCGGCTTACACGCTGCAGGAACTGCTGACGATCAAGTCCGATGACATCCCAGGCCGCGTGAAGGTCTACGAAGCCATCGTCAAGGGCGAGAACCTTCCTGACCCGGGAATCCCCGAGTCGTTCAAGGTCCTCATCAAGGAGATGCAGTCCCTGTGTCTCAACGTCGAAGTTCTGTCGTCGGACGGAGCCGAGGTTGAGATGCGTGACGGCGAGGACGAGGTCTACCGAGCAGCTGAAGAGCTCGGCATCGACCTTTCACGCCGCGAAGCCCAGACCGTAGAAGAAGTCTGA
- a CDS encoding DNA-directed RNA polymerase subunit beta': MPDVNFFDELRIGLATAESIRGWSHGEVKKPETINYRTLKPEKDGLFCEKIFGPTRDWECACGKYKRVRFKGIICERCGVEVTRAKVRRERMGHIELAAPVTHIWYFKGVPSRLGYLLDLAPKDLEKVIYFAAYMITSVDEDSRHRDLPSLQNKIDIEKQQIGTRRDADIDRRAKKLEEDLAALEADGGSAPAKKKLRDVAEKEMEKLRKNADREVDRLEQVWDRFKSLKVNDLEGDESLYREMFHRFGLYFTGAMGAEAIQKRLLDFDLEAESEKLRELIATGKGQRKTRALKRLKVVNAFLTTDNNPEGMVLDVVPVVPPELRPMVQLDGGRFATSDLNDLYRRVINRNNRLKRLLDLGAPEIIVNNEKRMLQEAVDSLFDNGRRGRPVTGPGNRPLKSLSDMLKGKQGRFRQNLLGKRVDYSGRSVIVVGPQLHLHQCGLPKTMALELFKPFVMKRLVDLNHAQNIKSAKRMVERQHPQVWDVLEEVITEHPVLLNRAPTLHRLGIQAFEPQLIEGKAIQLHPLVCSAFNADFDGDQMAVHLPLSPEAQAEARVLMLSANNILKPSDGKPVTMPSQDMIIGLYHLTSERKGLAGEGRSFTGLGEAIMAFDRGELDLGSVITIRLENVVPGDDLEVPEGWEAGDPLDVQTTLGRAQFNDYLPADYTYVNSTIDKKALSRIVNYLAEEYPKVEVAHTLDNFKAGGFYWATRSGITISMSDVVSPEAKTEIIDDAEAFDTKVQQQYELGALTDDERRNELVKLWTETTEKVDQVMRTNFPEENSVLRLVESGASGNWMQVRQLAGMRGLVTNPKGEIIPRPIVSNYREGLSVLEYFIASHGARKGLADTALRTADSGYLTRRLVDVSQDVIIRTAEADSNKGITLPAAERDHEGNLVPHEYAETSLYGRLTVSDVSDADGNVIVPAKTDVTAETIDKLVAAGIEELKVHSVLTADSDTQISAMHYGRSMATGKLVDIGEAIGTVAAQSIGEPGTQLTMRTFHTGGAAASTGDITQGLPRVTELFEARTPKGFAPIAEATGRAKIDDSRKTRFVVITPDDGGEEIEHAVSKRARLLVEDGQNVKAGEQLVIGAVDPKQVLRIRGRREAERFLVEQVQKVYRSQGVGIHDKHIEVIVRQMLRRVTVIESGDTNLLPGELVDRGRYQAENRRVVAEGGQPASARDELMGITKASLATDSWLSAASFQETTRVLTEAAMEGKSDTLLGLKENVILGKLIPAGTGLQTHRDIVVEPTEEAKAEMFTNSYGDFYAGIGSDSGSAIPLEDYDYGAFS, encoded by the coding sequence GTGCCTGACGTCAATTTCTTTGATGAGCTACGTATCGGTCTTGCCACTGCGGAATCCATCCGCGGCTGGTCACACGGTGAGGTGAAAAAGCCTGAGACCATCAACTACCGCACACTCAAGCCCGAAAAGGACGGACTCTTCTGCGAGAAGATCTTCGGTCCCACCCGCGACTGGGAGTGCGCCTGCGGCAAATACAAGCGCGTCCGCTTCAAGGGCATCATCTGTGAGCGCTGCGGCGTCGAGGTGACTCGCGCCAAGGTCCGCCGTGAGCGCATGGGCCACATCGAGCTGGCCGCACCTGTCACTCACATCTGGTACTTCAAGGGCGTCCCCTCGCGCTTGGGCTACCTGCTGGACCTGGCACCGAAGGACCTCGAGAAGGTCATCTACTTCGCCGCCTACATGATCACCTCGGTGGATGAGGACTCTCGGCACCGCGATCTGCCCAGCCTGCAGAACAAGATTGACATCGAAAAGCAGCAGATCGGCACCCGCCGTGACGCCGACATCGATCGTCGCGCCAAGAAGCTCGAAGAGGACCTCGCAGCACTCGAGGCCGACGGCGGCTCCGCCCCGGCCAAGAAGAAGCTGCGCGATGTCGCCGAGAAGGAAATGGAGAAGCTGCGCAAGAACGCCGACCGTGAGGTCGACCGCCTTGAGCAGGTCTGGGACCGGTTCAAGAGCCTCAAGGTCAACGACCTCGAAGGTGACGAGAGCCTGTACCGCGAGATGTTCCACCGTTTCGGTCTCTACTTCACCGGTGCCATGGGCGCCGAGGCGATCCAGAAGCGACTGCTCGACTTCGATCTCGAGGCCGAGTCCGAGAAGCTGCGTGAACTCATCGCCACCGGCAAGGGACAGCGTAAGACCCGCGCCCTGAAGCGTCTCAAGGTCGTCAACGCGTTCCTCACCACTGACAACAACCCCGAGGGCATGGTCCTCGACGTTGTTCCCGTGGTGCCGCCGGAGCTGCGCCCGATGGTGCAGCTCGATGGTGGACGTTTCGCCACGTCTGACCTCAACGACCTCTACCGTCGTGTGATCAACCGCAACAACCGCCTCAAGCGTCTGTTGGACCTCGGTGCGCCCGAGATCATCGTCAACAACGAGAAGCGGATGCTGCAGGAAGCCGTCGACTCACTGTTCGACAACGGCCGTCGCGGCCGTCCGGTGACCGGACCGGGCAACCGCCCGCTGAAGTCGCTGTCGGACATGCTCAAGGGCAAGCAGGGACGTTTCCGTCAGAACCTCCTGGGCAAGCGTGTTGACTACTCGGGCCGTTCGGTCATCGTGGTCGGTCCGCAGCTGCACCTGCACCAGTGTGGTCTGCCCAAGACCATGGCTCTGGAACTGTTCAAGCCCTTCGTGATGAAGCGCCTGGTCGATCTCAACCATGCTCAGAACATCAAGTCGGCCAAGCGCATGGTCGAGCGTCAGCACCCTCAGGTGTGGGACGTCCTCGAAGAGGTCATCACCGAACACCCGGTGCTGCTCAACCGTGCACCGACCCTGCACCGTCTGGGCATCCAGGCGTTCGAACCGCAGCTCATCGAGGGTAAGGCCATCCAGCTGCACCCCCTCGTCTGCTCGGCCTTCAACGCTGACTTCGACGGTGACCAGATGGCAGTCCACCTGCCGCTGAGCCCCGAAGCTCAGGCAGAGGCACGCGTGCTCATGCTCTCGGCCAACAACATCCTCAAGCCCTCGGACGGCAAGCCCGTAACCATGCCCTCACAGGACATGATCATCGGTCTGTACCACCTGACCTCCGAGCGCAAGGGCCTGGCCGGAGAGGGGCGCTCCTTCACCGGTCTCGGCGAAGCCATCATGGCCTTCGATCGTGGCGAGCTGGACCTCGGTTCGGTCATCACGATCCGTCTTGAGAATGTCGTCCCCGGCGACGATCTTGAGGTTCCCGAAGGTTGGGAGGCCGGCGATCCGCTGGACGTGCAGACCACTCTTGGTCGCGCACAGTTCAACGACTACCTGCCTGCCGACTACACGTACGTGAACTCCACGATCGACAAGAAGGCACTCAGCCGCATCGTGAACTACCTGGCCGAGGAATACCCCAAGGTCGAGGTCGCCCACACCTTGGACAACTTCAAGGCCGGCGGCTTCTACTGGGCAACTCGTTCGGGAATCACCATCTCGATGTCCGACGTGGTCTCACCCGAGGCCAAGACCGAGATCATCGACGACGCCGAGGCGTTCGACACGAAGGTTCAGCAGCAGTACGAACTCGGTGCGCTCACCGACGACGAACGCCGCAACGAACTGGTCAAGCTGTGGACCGAGACGACCGAGAAGGTCGACCAGGTCATGCGGACGAACTTCCCGGAGGAGAACTCGGTTCTGCGTCTGGTGGAGTCCGGTGCATCCGGTAACTGGATGCAGGTCCGTCAGCTGGCCGGTATGCGTGGACTGGTGACGAACCCGAAGGGTGAGATCATCCCTCGCCCGATCGTCTCGAACTACCGTGAGGGACTGTCGGTCCTCGAGTACTTCATCGCCTCGCACGGTGCTCGTAAGGGTCTGGCCGATACGGCTCTGCGTACCGCTGACTCCGGTTACCTGACCCGTCGTCTCGTCGACGTGTCGCAGGACGTCATCATCCGCACCGCTGAAGCCGATTCGAACAAGGGCATCACGCTGCCTGCAGCCGAGCGCGACCACGAGGGCAACCTTGTGCCGCACGAGTATGCAGAGACGAGCCTCTACGGTCGCCTCACGGTCTCAGACGTCTCCGACGCCGATGGCAATGTCATCGTGCCGGCGAAGACAGACGTGACCGCAGAGACGATCGACAAGCTGGTCGCTGCCGGGATCGAAGAGCTCAAGGTTCACTCCGTGCTCACCGCCGATTCCGACACTCAGATCTCGGCCATGCACTACGGTCGTTCGATGGCCACCGGCAAGCTCGTCGACATCGGCGAAGCAATCGGCACCGTCGCTGCCCAGTCGATCGGTGAGCCGGGAACCCAGCTCACCATGCGTACCTTCCACACCGGTGGTGCGGCGGCGTCCACGGGTGACATCACCCAGGGTCTGCCGCGTGTGACCGAGCTCTTCGAAGCTCGCACACCGAAGGGCTTCGCTCCCATCGCCGAGGCGACCGGACGTGCCAAGATCGACGACAGCCGCAAGACTCGCTTCGTCGTCATCACCCCCGATGACGGTGGCGAAGAGATCGAGCACGCAGTCTCCAAGCGTGCCCGCCTCCTCGTCGAGGACGGACAGAACGTCAAGGCCGGCGAGCAGCTGGTCATCGGCGCTGTCGATCCGAAGCAGGTGCTGCGCATCCGTGGTCGTCGTGAGGCTGAGCGCTTCCTCGTCGAGCAGGTGCAGAAGGTGTACCGTTCGCAGGGCGTGGGCATCCATGACAAGCACATCGAGGTCATCGTGCGGCAGATGCTGCGTCGCGTGACCGTGATCGAGTCGGGCGATACGAACCTGCTGCCTGGCGAGCTGGTCGACCGTGGCCGTTACCAGGCCGAGAACCGTCGTGTGGTTGCCGAAGGCGGCCAGCCGGCATCGGCTCGTGACGAGCTGATGGGCATCACGAAGGCCTCCTTGGCCACCGATTCGTGGCTGTCCGCCGCGTCCTTCCAGGAGACGACACGCGTCCTCACCGAGGCCGCGATGGAAGGCAAGTCGGACACGCTGCTGGGTCTCAAGGAGAACGTCATCCTCGGTAAGCTCATCCCTGCCGGCACCGGCCTGCAGACACACCGCGACATCGTGGTGGAGCCGACCGAAGAGGCGAAGGCCGAGATGTTCACGAACAGCTACGGCGACTTCTACGCAGGCATCGGTTCCGATTCCGGATCCGCCATCCCGCTGGAAGACTACGACTACGGCGCCTTCAGCTGA
- a CDS encoding 6-phosphofructokinase, whose translation MKIGVLTSGGDCPGLNAVIRGIVRKGIRSHEDSFVGIRDGWRGLLEDDVFDMSMLDVRGLSGRGGTILGTSRTHPYEGGGPERMREVMSAHGIDAIVAIGGEGTLAGASRLVHEEGLNIIGVPKTIDNDLSGTDYTFGFDSAHAIATESIDRLRTTAESHHRCMVIEVMGRNVGWIALHAGMAGGAHAILMPEFPVSFDQIEEWVTSARDRGRAPIVVVAEGFIPEGLDEQVADRGVDNKGRTRLGGIADFLAPKIEEITGIESRATILGHLQRGGSPTAYDRVLSTRLGMAAADLAHNGDWGKMASLKGTDIVSVDMASAVDRLKSVPLQRWEEAQVLFG comes from the coding sequence ATGAAGATAGGTGTACTGACCTCCGGCGGAGACTGCCCCGGACTCAACGCGGTCATTCGCGGAATCGTCCGCAAGGGAATCCGCTCCCACGAGGATTCGTTCGTCGGAATCCGCGACGGGTGGCGCGGCCTGCTCGAAGACGATGTGTTCGACATGTCGATGCTCGACGTCCGAGGGCTCTCCGGCCGAGGCGGAACCATCCTCGGCACGTCCCGCACCCACCCCTATGAGGGCGGCGGACCCGAGAGGATGCGTGAGGTGATGAGCGCCCACGGCATCGACGCGATTGTTGCGATCGGCGGCGAGGGCACACTGGCCGGGGCCTCCCGACTGGTGCACGAAGAGGGACTGAACATCATCGGAGTCCCGAAGACCATCGACAACGATCTCAGCGGCACCGACTACACCTTCGGCTTCGACTCGGCCCATGCCATCGCGACCGAGTCCATCGACCGGCTCCGCACAACGGCGGAGTCCCACCATCGGTGCATGGTCATCGAAGTCATGGGCCGCAACGTCGGATGGATCGCACTGCATGCCGGAATGGCCGGTGGCGCCCACGCGATCCTCATGCCCGAGTTTCCAGTCTCCTTCGATCAGATCGAGGAATGGGTGACCTCGGCCAGGGACCGTGGTCGTGCCCCGATCGTCGTCGTGGCCGAGGGCTTCATTCCCGAGGGTCTCGACGAACAGGTCGCGGACCGAGGTGTCGACAACAAAGGGCGGACCCGCCTCGGCGGGATTGCCGACTTCCTGGCGCCGAAGATCGAGGAGATCACGGGAATCGAATCCCGAGCCACGATTCTCGGACACCTGCAGCGAGGCGGCTCCCCCACGGCCTATGACCGAGTCCTGTCCACGCGCTTGGGAATGGCTGCGGCAGATCTCGCGCACAACGGCGACTGGGGCAAGATGGCCAGCCTCAAGGGCACCGACATCGTCTCGGTCGACATGGCGTCAGCCGTCGACCGCCTCAAGTCCGTTCCGCTCCAGCGCTGGGAAGAGGCTCAAGTCCTCTTCGGCTAG